Proteins encoded within one genomic window of Kibdelosporangium phytohabitans:
- a CDS encoding fumarylacetoacetate hydrolase family protein has product MTFGLCTIDTGPAVLSQHGVAPLVRLGVTTPTVRATLSDWDTLCDLLEDADRSGKLAKLSTPDTDVTFLPPLADPPAIYCAGANYHDHAREMGTDPPQATFHFLVSPASLTGHRSTVHRPEGCQRLDWEVELAIVIGRPASAIHPAAAADHIAGYTVANDLSARDHVRASGLGIDWLRHKSYAGFTPLGPAIVPRRLVPDATDLELTLTVNGQVKQHSNTNQMISGVGDQVAALSRIAPLRPGDVVLTGTPAGTAAAHGHYLHPGDVVVAEITGIGRLENRIA; this is encoded by the coding sequence GTGACCTTCGGACTGTGCACCATCGACACCGGGCCAGCGGTGCTGTCGCAGCACGGAGTCGCCCCGCTGGTCCGACTGGGCGTAACCACCCCGACTGTCCGCGCCACGTTGTCCGACTGGGACACCTTGTGCGACCTCCTGGAGGATGCTGACCGCTCGGGGAAACTCGCCAAATTGTCCACACCGGACACCGACGTGACGTTCCTTCCGCCACTCGCGGATCCGCCGGCGATTTACTGCGCGGGCGCCAACTATCATGACCACGCAAGGGAGATGGGCACCGACCCGCCACAGGCGACGTTCCACTTCCTCGTGTCACCCGCGTCGCTGACCGGACACCGCTCGACAGTCCACCGCCCGGAGGGATGCCAACGCCTGGACTGGGAGGTGGAGCTAGCGATCGTGATCGGCCGTCCGGCGTCAGCGATCCACCCGGCGGCCGCCGCGGACCACATCGCTGGATACACCGTGGCCAACGACCTCTCAGCCCGAGACCACGTCCGGGCCAGCGGACTCGGGATAGACTGGTTGCGGCACAAGTCCTACGCCGGATTCACTCCGCTCGGTCCCGCGATCGTGCCGCGCCGCCTTGTACCGGACGCCACCGATCTCGAGCTCACCCTGACGGTCAACGGTCAGGTCAAACAGCATTCGAACACCAATCAGATGATCTCCGGTGTCGGCGATCAGGTAGCCGCGTTGTCCCGGATCGCGCCACTGCGACCAGGGGATGTGGTGCTGACCGGAACCCCGGCCGGGACCGCCGCGGCGCACGGACACTACCTGCATCCTGGCGATGTCGTGGTCGCCGAGATCACGGGCATCGGACGCCTCGAGAACCGCATCGCCTAG
- a CDS encoding aldo/keto reductase codes for MNMPQRALGTLSVPAIGLGCMGMSAFYGTTNETDAFATIDRAIERGCTLLDTAEMYGPHINEQLVGKAIAMRRDEVIVATKFGGRSSIDGMATGSRAYIRQAIEGSLRRLGTDHVDLYYLHRVDPSIPIEETVSAMAELVAEGKVRHLGLSEASATTLRRAHAIHPISALQTEYSLWERHVEAEILATCHELGVGFVAYSPLGRGFLTGRAADPTQLDDNDIRRSIPRYQGAALTLNLRLVDKVTELAAARGCTPAQLALAWVLAQGEHIVPIPGTRRPERLEENLASTAIRLSDVELTRIDAELPAVVGDRYPPGGMSTIDL; via the coding sequence ATGAACATGCCCCAGCGTGCGCTCGGCACGCTGAGCGTGCCCGCGATCGGCCTCGGTTGTATGGGCATGTCCGCGTTCTACGGCACGACCAATGAAACCGATGCGTTCGCCACCATCGATCGAGCGATCGAACGCGGCTGCACACTGCTTGATACCGCCGAGATGTACGGGCCGCACATCAACGAACAGCTCGTCGGCAAGGCGATCGCGATGCGGCGCGACGAGGTGATCGTGGCGACGAAGTTCGGTGGACGCTCATCGATCGACGGAATGGCAACGGGTTCACGCGCCTACATTCGGCAGGCCATCGAGGGATCGCTGCGGCGGCTCGGCACCGACCATGTCGATCTGTACTACCTGCACCGCGTCGACCCGAGCATACCGATCGAGGAGACCGTTTCCGCGATGGCGGAACTGGTGGCCGAGGGTAAGGTTCGGCACCTCGGCCTGAGCGAGGCGTCCGCGACGACGTTGCGACGCGCCCACGCCATCCACCCCATCAGCGCGCTGCAGACCGAGTACTCCTTGTGGGAACGCCACGTCGAGGCGGAAATTCTGGCCACGTGCCATGAGTTGGGTGTCGGGTTCGTGGCCTACTCGCCACTCGGCCGCGGTTTTCTGACCGGACGCGCGGCGGACCCCACCCAACTCGACGACAACGACATACGACGGTCCATCCCGCGTTACCAGGGCGCGGCCCTGACCCTCAACCTCCGCCTGGTCGACAAGGTCACGGAGCTGGCCGCCGCACGGGGCTGCACCCCAGCGCAGCTGGCACTGGCGTGGGTGCTGGCCCAAGGCGAGCACATCGTGCCCATTCCCGGCACGCGCCGCCCGGAGCGGCTGGAGGAGAACCTCGCATCGACTGCAATCAGACTGTCCGATGTGGAGCTCACGCGGATCGACGCGGAGCTGCCCGCCGTGGTGGGCGACCGGTATCCGCCCGGCGGTATGTCCACGATCGATCTCTGA
- a CDS encoding flavin reductase family protein, whose protein sequence is MTAAVDASTLRAAFRLHPQGVTIVTTHDEYGNQWGMTATSVTSVSLDPPLVLLCVTNRSGLIGPMTAGAGFNVHFLAADQAELATRFATPLADKFTGASYEFTPTGGTKLDGALACLECVADSTYQGGDHTIIVGRIVDLSISSHADRALVFFDGVMTPVGTNGKDL, encoded by the coding sequence GTGACCGCCGCGGTCGACGCGTCCACGCTGCGCGCCGCGTTCCGGCTGCACCCGCAGGGTGTCACGATCGTGACGACACACGACGAGTACGGCAACCAATGGGGAATGACCGCGACCTCGGTCACGTCCGTGTCGCTGGATCCGCCGCTGGTACTGCTGTGCGTGACGAATCGGTCCGGGTTGATCGGGCCGATGACGGCGGGTGCCGGTTTCAACGTGCACTTCCTCGCCGCCGACCAGGCCGAGTTGGCGACGCGCTTCGCCACCCCGCTGGCGGACAAGTTCACCGGCGCCAGCTACGAGTTCACACCGACCGGAGGCACGAAGCTGGACGGTGCCCTGGCGTGTCTGGAATGCGTCGCGGACTCGACCTACCAGGGCGGTGATCACACGATCATCGTCGGCCGGATTGTCGATCTCAGCATCAGCAGTCACGCCGATCGGGCATTGGTGTTCTTCGACGGCGTCATGACACCCGTGGGGACCAACGGAAAGGATCTCTGA
- a CDS encoding TetR/AcrR family transcriptional regulator C-terminal domain-containing protein, translating into MRAHFERGKMPYFDSVRRYLDTENALGTAKLDDTELAATQFLGMISNYVFWPRMLLMNWSPDDASMAHVVDEAVLMMEARYGAANTTN; encoded by the coding sequence GTGAGGGCCCACTTCGAGCGCGGCAAGATGCCCTACTTCGACTCGGTACGCCGCTATCTCGACACCGAGAACGCCCTGGGAACGGCCAAGCTGGACGACACGGAACTGGCAGCGACCCAGTTCCTCGGGATGATCTCCAACTACGTCTTCTGGCCCCGGATGCTGCTCATGAACTGGTCCCCCGACGACGCATCGATGGCACACGTCGTGGACGAGGCCGTACTGATGATGGAGGCCAGATACGGCGCGGCGAACACCACCAACTGA
- a CDS encoding aldehyde dehydrogenase family protein: MTHNDDVVLDRVTGEMLGRYKLSTLHDVNLAVARAQEEMRAWSSAASARAAAMTAWADALEADVDRLADLIVGEVGKIRAEAHREVLLSADALRYNAGEARRLDGRAGRLDDSSLAFVERVPVGVTAFIVPWNTPVLLLVRDLAPALAAGVTAVVKPSPLAPLSIEHTIRLGRDAGVPPDVVQVLHGDARTGAHLVSHPTVRAVAFTGSVEVGRAVLRAAAADFTRVLLELGGKGVSVIHHDADIDVAVRESVRGACFTSGQMCMAVTRVLAERSIFEEVVGAVVEHTRAVTVGDPRDPATDMGPLITNAHQARVQDYVELARREARVLCGGDPPADLDGPYLRPAVITGVRPESRLVQEEIFGPVLMVEPFDGDTEAVALANASPFGLTASIWTRDLDRAWRVGRQIDTGTVWINRFGGLYAEVPFGGMKSSGLGRTRGSEGLRQFTDVRVLNWRPA, encoded by the coding sequence ATGACTCACAACGATGACGTTGTGCTGGACCGCGTCACCGGCGAAATGTTAGGGCGCTACAAACTATCCACATTGCACGACGTAAACCTGGCTGTGGCGCGGGCACAGGAGGAGATGCGGGCCTGGTCGTCCGCGGCGAGCGCGCGAGCGGCGGCGATGACGGCCTGGGCGGACGCCTTGGAGGCCGACGTGGACCGCCTCGCTGACCTCATCGTCGGTGAGGTCGGCAAGATTCGTGCCGAGGCGCACCGTGAGGTGTTGCTGTCGGCGGACGCGTTGCGCTACAACGCCGGCGAGGCGCGACGGCTCGATGGGCGCGCCGGCAGGCTGGATGACAGCTCATTGGCCTTCGTGGAACGCGTTCCGGTTGGCGTGACCGCGTTCATCGTGCCGTGGAACACACCCGTGTTGCTGTTGGTCCGCGATCTCGCTCCGGCACTGGCCGCAGGCGTGACCGCCGTGGTGAAGCCCTCGCCGCTGGCACCGCTGAGCATTGAACACACCATCCGACTTGGCCGTGACGCGGGAGTGCCACCGGATGTGGTGCAGGTGCTGCACGGCGACGCAAGAACTGGCGCGCATCTGGTGAGTCATCCGACCGTGCGGGCTGTGGCGTTCACCGGATCGGTGGAAGTTGGTCGTGCCGTGCTCCGGGCCGCTGCGGCGGACTTCACGCGCGTGCTGCTGGAACTTGGCGGCAAAGGAGTCAGCGTGATCCACCACGACGCTGATATCGACGTGGCCGTTCGGGAGAGCGTACGCGGTGCCTGCTTCACTTCAGGACAAATGTGCATGGCGGTCACGCGTGTGCTCGCCGAACGGTCGATCTTCGAGGAAGTGGTCGGTGCGGTGGTTGAGCACACCCGCGCGGTCACCGTCGGAGATCCTCGCGATCCGGCCACCGACATGGGGCCGTTGATCACGAACGCTCATCAAGCCCGCGTGCAGGACTACGTCGAGTTGGCGCGTCGCGAAGCGCGTGTACTGTGCGGCGGAGACCCACCGGCCGACCTGGACGGTCCGTACCTGCGTCCCGCGGTGATCACAGGCGTACGCCCGGAATCCCGTCTGGTGCAAGAGGAGATCTTCGGTCCTGTGCTCATGGTCGAACCGTTCGACGGGGACACCGAGGCGGTCGCGCTGGCCAACGCCTCACCGTTCGGCCTGACGGCTAGCATCTGGACACGGGACCTCGATCGTGCCTGGCGCGTCGGCCGGCAGATCGACACGGGCACAGTGTGGATCAACCGCTTCGGCGGCCTGTACGCCGAGGTCCCGTTCGGCGGCATGAAGTCCTCCGGACTCGGCCGCACCCGCGGCAGCGAAGGCCTGCGCCAGTTCACCGACGTCCGGGTACTCAACTGGCGGCCGGCATGA
- a CDS encoding SDR family NAD(P)-dependent oxidoreductase encodes MTAEVAVVTGGSRGIGRSIVTRLAAAGFTVVSLDLRAPEDASFPARSLLVDVASAQQVEDAFAVIAKEIGPVDVLINNAGLFSTLRRRPFWELDPAEWDHVMAVNVRSMFLCARAAAVRMPDGGRIVNLGSTSVTFGMAELLHYVTSKAAIVGMTRGLARELGSRRVTVNAIAPGLVTTEVTTGTISAEHRDRILQTQVLPEPITGDDIANTVVYLCSDAARHVTGQVVFVNGGAAMSAS; translated from the coding sequence ATGACAGCCGAGGTCGCTGTGGTCACCGGGGGCAGCCGAGGCATCGGGCGAAGCATCGTCACCCGACTGGCCGCGGCGGGATTCACCGTGGTGTCACTCGACCTTCGAGCGCCCGAGGACGCATCATTCCCCGCCCGGTCACTGCTGGTCGACGTCGCCTCAGCACAGCAGGTGGAAGACGCCTTTGCCGTCATCGCGAAGGAGATCGGCCCTGTAGACGTCCTGATCAACAACGCCGGTCTGTTCTCCACACTGCGCCGCCGACCGTTCTGGGAGCTCGATCCGGCGGAGTGGGACCACGTGATGGCGGTCAACGTTCGCTCGATGTTCCTGTGCGCGCGGGCAGCGGCCGTCAGGATGCCCGACGGAGGCCGCATCGTGAACCTCGGATCCACCTCCGTGACGTTCGGGATGGCCGAACTGCTGCACTACGTGACCAGCAAAGCCGCGATCGTCGGCATGACCCGCGGCCTGGCACGGGAACTGGGATCTCGCCGCGTGACGGTGAACGCCATCGCGCCCGGTCTGGTCACCACCGAAGTGACCACCGGGACAATCAGCGCGGAGCACCGCGACCGGATCCTCCAGACCCAGGTACTACCCGAACCGATCACCGGTGACGACATCGCCAACACAGTGGTCTACCTGTGTTCCGACGCAGCCCGGCACGTGACAGGGCAAGTGGTCTTCGTCAACGGTGGCGCCGCGATGAGCGCGTCATGA
- a CDS encoding acyl-CoA dehydrogenase family protein, which produces MVDTATPSAITGHDVVRRIRDHKAEFQDRAETAERNRRLPEKSVTTLVDAGVARMLVPRRFGGAELDMNAWFDVVSEIGEVDASHAWCAGLLISWPHMVAYFPDQAQREVWADGPDVLIAGGVPPVCTVEQTSGGYRLSGRSPFISGVTHSSWVVVAGMVTGDSAPQWCYFLVPQGDYTVEDTWFTVGMRATGSNTVVVDDVFVPEHRVLRLADFREGHGPGSSTNPAPLYQLPWLSFAPLTFVGSMLGAARGGYEQFREWARTRAEFASVHLRMATVGTDLDMAELLVRRAIAETTKPAAPSLEIRTRSMRDFCRTAQLAVSSIDTVLAMSGTAGFAESNAVQRAWRDIHFAATHVSLNPEVNAVPWARMELGLARSATTQLY; this is translated from the coding sequence ATGGTCGACACCGCCACACCGTCGGCGATCACCGGACACGACGTGGTGCGCCGCATCCGTGACCACAAAGCGGAGTTCCAGGATCGCGCGGAGACCGCGGAGCGGAACCGGCGGCTGCCCGAGAAGTCAGTGACCACGCTGGTCGACGCCGGCGTGGCCCGCATGCTGGTTCCCCGCCGCTTCGGCGGTGCGGAACTCGACATGAACGCGTGGTTCGATGTTGTGTCCGAGATCGGCGAGGTCGACGCATCGCACGCATGGTGCGCAGGCCTGCTGATCTCGTGGCCGCATATGGTCGCCTACTTCCCCGACCAGGCACAACGGGAAGTGTGGGCAGACGGGCCGGATGTGCTCATCGCAGGTGGTGTTCCGCCGGTCTGCACGGTCGAGCAGACCAGCGGTGGCTATCGGCTGTCGGGCCGCTCTCCATTCATCAGCGGTGTGACGCACAGCAGTTGGGTTGTTGTCGCTGGAATGGTTACCGGCGACAGTGCGCCGCAGTGGTGTTACTTTCTCGTACCGCAGGGTGACTACACGGTCGAGGACACCTGGTTCACCGTCGGAATGCGCGCCACCGGAAGCAATACGGTGGTTGTTGACGATGTGTTCGTGCCCGAGCACCGCGTGTTGCGGCTGGCCGACTTCCGAGAAGGTCACGGTCCAGGCAGCAGCACGAATCCTGCGCCACTCTACCAACTGCCGTGGTTGTCCTTCGCGCCGTTGACGTTTGTCGGCTCGATGCTCGGCGCGGCGCGCGGCGGCTACGAGCAGTTCCGGGAGTGGGCGAGGACACGCGCCGAGTTCGCCAGTGTGCATCTGCGGATGGCGACGGTCGGTACGGACCTCGACATGGCGGAACTCCTCGTCCGACGCGCCATCGCTGAGACAACGAAGCCCGCCGCACCGTCACTTGAGATCCGCACTCGATCGATGCGCGACTTCTGCCGAACCGCCCAACTCGCGGTGTCGTCGATTGACACGGTGCTGGCCATGAGCGGTACGGCCGGTTTCGCCGAGTCGAACGCGGTGCAGCGGGCATGGCGCGACATCCACTTCGCGGCCACCCACGTCAGCCTCAATCCCGAGGTCAACGCGGTGCCGTGGGCGCGCATGGAGCTGGGGCTCGCTCGCTCGGCCACGACACAGCTGTACTAG
- a CDS encoding tautomerase family protein, translating into MPLVTVHLWEELLDTDMETTVIARMTDAVVEVLGEQARSFVTVVVKGIPQRRWGTGGQPASVVSPVRGT; encoded by the coding sequence ATGCCTCTTGTCACGGTTCATCTCTGGGAAGAGCTGCTGGACACCGACATGGAGACCACGGTCATCGCTCGGATGACCGACGCGGTGGTCGAAGTGCTCGGCGAACAGGCACGGTCATTCGTCACGGTTGTGGTGAAAGGGATTCCTCAGCGCCGCTGGGGGACAGGCGGCCAACCCGCGTCTGTTGTGTCGCCGGTGCGGGGCACCTGA
- a CDS encoding dienelactone hydrolase family protein, protein MPIKALQIPTTEGQADAFAAFPDHGERHPGVLMYADGFGIRPVLREMALELAGRGYYVLVPNFFYRHGPAPVIELPEHIGEDIRPAVIAQLMPLIEAHTAERVLSDAEAYLKFLTTQPEVSAGPVAVTGYCIGGLLAVRTAVAHLGQVAALAVFHGPVSADGPDSLAKLTAQVHFGHAETDITPEALGELNRALDTAGVDYTSEIYPNTVHGFTMSDTDAFNPGALQRHWDRLLPLLDRTLANT, encoded by the coding sequence ATGCCCATCAAGGCTCTACAGATTCCCACCACCGAGGGCCAGGCCGACGCCTTCGCCGCCTTCCCCGACCACGGCGAGCGGCACCCAGGGGTGCTGATGTACGCGGACGGCTTCGGCATCCGGCCCGTGCTGCGGGAGATGGCCCTCGAACTGGCCGGACGCGGGTACTACGTGCTCGTCCCCAATTTCTTCTACCGCCATGGCCCGGCACCGGTGATCGAACTTCCCGAACACATCGGAGAAGACATCCGACCCGCGGTCATCGCCCAGCTGATGCCGTTGATCGAGGCGCACACCGCCGAACGTGTCCTGAGCGACGCCGAGGCATACCTCAAGTTCCTCACCACCCAGCCCGAGGTCAGCGCCGGACCGGTCGCGGTGACGGGTTACTGCATTGGCGGTCTCCTGGCGGTGCGCACCGCCGTGGCTCACCTCGGCCAGGTAGCCGCCCTCGCCGTGTTCCATGGACCCGTGAGCGCTGACGGACCCGACAGTCTCGCCAAGCTCACCGCCCAGGTCCACTTCGGCCACGCCGAAACCGACATCACGCCCGAGGCCTTGGGCGAGCTCAACCGGGCCCTGGATACCGCAGGTGTCGACTACACCTCCGAGATCTACCCCAACACCGTCCACGGCTTCACCATGTCCGACACCGACGCCTTCAACCCGGGGGCATTGCAACGCCACTGGGACCGCCTGCTCCCTCTCCTGGACCGCACCCTGGCCAACACCTGA
- a CDS encoding VOC family protein has translation MNVTGLLHIGLQVPSLDVGRAFYEDFGLHTTEHPDTLALRCTGRDQDQLVLSEGPDKRLRYVAFSVPAGALPDLQRKLEQAGVPIVDGPAEGLWLRDPDGGLVNLREDEPADWTHPDRKHNYGSTVERVDQPWWPQVMDLRPAPRRLGHTLFFTPDLARAEQFYTTMLGFRVSDRIPGIGVFLNTGAGDHHVFGFLASSHRGLHHASFEVTGLDDIMIGARTMAEHGHDLHFGLGRHTLGSNLFHYIRDPWGSWVEYFSDIDKITEDWRPRDWDGPPAVWCPLLPDEFHQNHEPAERQ, from the coding sequence ATGAACGTGACCGGACTGCTCCACATCGGACTACAAGTGCCCAGTCTTGACGTCGGCAGGGCATTCTACGAGGACTTCGGTCTCCATACGACCGAGCACCCGGACACACTCGCGCTGCGCTGTACCGGACGTGATCAGGACCAACTCGTACTGTCCGAAGGACCGGACAAACGCCTGCGCTATGTGGCGTTCTCGGTGCCGGCCGGTGCGCTTCCCGACCTCCAGCGAAAACTGGAGCAGGCCGGCGTACCGATCGTGGACGGACCCGCCGAAGGCTTGTGGCTGCGTGATCCAGACGGCGGACTGGTGAACCTGCGCGAGGACGAACCGGCGGACTGGACGCACCCCGACCGCAAGCACAACTACGGATCCACTGTCGAGCGCGTGGACCAGCCGTGGTGGCCGCAGGTGATGGACTTGCGCCCAGCCCCTCGCAGACTGGGGCACACCTTGTTCTTCACCCCCGACCTGGCACGAGCGGAACAGTTCTATACCACGATGCTCGGCTTCCGAGTGTCCGACCGCATTCCCGGCATCGGGGTCTTCCTCAACACCGGCGCGGGTGATCACCACGTCTTCGGATTCTTGGCCAGCAGTCACCGCGGCCTGCACCACGCCAGCTTCGAGGTCACCGGCCTCGACGACATCATGATCGGCGCCCGCACGATGGCCGAACACGGCCACGACCTGCACTTCGGCCTCGGCAGGCACACACTCGGCTCCAACCTGTTCCACTACATCCGCGACCCCTGGGGCAGTTGGGTCGAGTACTTCTCCGACATCGACAAGATCACCGAGGACTGGCGGCCCAGAGACTGGGACGGTCCACCGGCGGTGTGGTGCCCCCTGCTGCCCGACGAGTTCCACCAAAACCACGAACCCGCGGAGCGCCAGTGA
- a CDS encoding amidohydrolase family protein — MKIDAFCHIMPRPYYDRFLAIEPTIDVVNLRKRVSNIPALVDLNVRFKQMDEFGDYRQIINIAAPPVEFFGSRTVSRELSRIANEAMAELVRSHPDRFAGFSACVPMDDPEAAIEEFSYAVTHLGAVGAQIYTHVAGEAMDAERFDPFYARVADSGLLLQVHPCRSSAWPDYPTEQRSRYEIWWTFGWEYDLSAFMARIVFSGVLERHPALKLLIHHGGSMVPHFAGRVGPGWDQLGARTPESQREDVTGYPLTRRPIDYFKMMYADTALFGAAHALRCSIDFYGTDHVLFASDSPYDPERGSGYIRSTIENLHSIGLDEEEQQAIFSGNISRLLGRDLARR, encoded by the coding sequence ATGAAGATCGATGCCTTCTGCCACATCATGCCTCGACCCTATTACGACCGGTTCCTCGCGATCGAGCCGACCATCGACGTGGTGAACCTGCGCAAGCGAGTCTCGAACATCCCCGCACTGGTGGACCTGAACGTGCGCTTCAAGCAGATGGACGAGTTCGGGGATTACCGCCAGATCATCAACATCGCGGCGCCTCCCGTGGAGTTCTTCGGTTCGCGGACCGTGTCCCGCGAGCTGTCCCGCATCGCCAACGAAGCCATGGCCGAACTGGTTCGCTCGCACCCCGACCGCTTCGCCGGATTCAGCGCGTGCGTGCCCATGGATGACCCCGAAGCGGCCATCGAGGAGTTCTCCTACGCTGTCACCCATCTCGGCGCCGTCGGCGCGCAGATCTACACACACGTCGCAGGCGAGGCGATGGACGCGGAACGATTCGACCCGTTCTACGCCCGTGTTGCCGACAGCGGTTTGCTTCTGCAGGTGCACCCATGCCGCAGCTCAGCCTGGCCGGACTACCCCACCGAGCAGCGATCCCGCTACGAGATCTGGTGGACCTTCGGCTGGGAGTACGACTTGTCCGCGTTCATGGCTCGCATCGTGTTCTCCGGAGTCCTGGAACGCCATCCCGCGCTGAAGCTGCTCATCCACCACGGCGGAAGCATGGTCCCGCACTTCGCCGGACGCGTCGGCCCCGGCTGGGACCAACTAGGTGCCCGGACACCAGAGTCACAGCGCGAGGACGTCACCGGATACCCGCTTACCCGGCGTCCTATCGACTATTTCAAGATGATGTACGCGGACACCGCCTTGTTCGGAGCGGCGCACGCACTACGCTGCTCGATCGACTTCTATGGAACCGACCACGTTCTGTTCGCATCGGACAGTCCCTACGATCCCGAACGCGGTTCCGGCTACATCCGGTCGACGATCGAGAACCTCCATTCCATCGGCCTGGACGAGGAAGAACAGCAGGCCATCTTCTCCGGAAACATCAGCCGCCTGCTCGGCCGCGATCTGGCCAGGAGGTGA
- a CDS encoding styrene monooxygenase/indole monooxygenase family protein, whose product MTSIGIVGAGIGGLHLALYLQQHDVPATLYAELTSQQRLAGRLPNTAVHWGPTREREHALGVNHWDEQADDWCVRHVHFYGMFGARTMTFTGMNDVPGIGIDHRIYTSTLLEDFLARGGDVVYGAVMVGDLPALSDRHDLVVVSAGRGSMVELFERRSDGRPFTEPQRFICTGIFDGIAPQQPIGSSINVIPGSGELFQLPFLTFGGRKTALLTEIIPGGQLDELRTVRYEQDPVRFNATVLRMLRTSFPHLAELVDENIFGITRAEDVLQGAITPTARRGYAQLENGKWVMALGDVSLVNDPVLAQGANTASACAFLLGEAILADNLVFDEMWCARAEARMWDYQRAAFEWTNHMLRTPLPGNATKLITTACGNPEVARSFINNYAAPQANWDILASDARTDAYLTRHGGGPVTPPSAGDDRATTASTR is encoded by the coding sequence ATGACCTCGATTGGCATCGTGGGGGCGGGGATCGGAGGACTGCACCTCGCGCTCTACCTGCAACAGCACGACGTACCGGCGACGCTCTACGCCGAGCTGACGTCCCAGCAACGGCTGGCCGGTCGGCTGCCGAACACAGCGGTGCACTGGGGGCCGACCCGCGAGCGGGAGCACGCGCTCGGCGTGAACCACTGGGATGAGCAGGCAGACGACTGGTGCGTGCGACACGTCCATTTCTACGGCATGTTCGGTGCCCGAACGATGACCTTCACCGGGATGAACGACGTCCCGGGCATCGGCATTGACCACCGCATCTACACCTCGACCCTGCTGGAGGACTTCCTCGCCCGCGGCGGTGACGTGGTGTACGGCGCGGTGATGGTCGGTGATCTCCCAGCATTGTCGGACCGCCACGACCTTGTCGTCGTCTCCGCCGGGCGCGGCTCGATGGTCGAGCTGTTCGAGCGCCGCTCCGACGGTCGGCCGTTCACCGAGCCGCAGCGGTTCATCTGCACCGGAATCTTCGACGGTATCGCGCCGCAACAGCCGATCGGCTCCTCCATCAACGTGATTCCCGGCTCCGGCGAACTGTTCCAGTTGCCGTTCCTCACGTTCGGTGGACGCAAGACGGCCCTGCTGACCGAGATCATCCCTGGTGGACAGCTGGACGAGTTGCGCACGGTGCGCTACGAACAGGATCCGGTGCGATTCAACGCCACTGTGCTGCGGATGCTGCGCACGTCGTTCCCCCATCTCGCGGAACTCGTGGACGAGAACATCTTCGGCATCACGCGGGCGGAGGACGTGCTCCAAGGCGCGATCACTCCGACCGCGCGCCGCGGCTATGCCCAGCTGGAAAACGGCAAATGGGTGATGGCGCTCGGAGATGTCTCACTGGTCAACGACCCGGTGCTCGCGCAGGGTGCCAACACCGCCTCGGCCTGTGCTTTTCTGCTCGGCGAGGCGATTCTCGCCGACAACCTGGTGTTCGACGAGATGTGGTGCGCGCGAGCGGAAGCCCGGATGTGGGACTACCAGCGAGCAGCGTTCGAGTGGACCAATCACATGCTGCGCACACCGCTGCCCGGCAACGCCACCAAACTGATCACAACGGCTTGCGGAAATCCCGAAGTGGCTCGGTCATTCATCAACAACTACGCCGCCCCCCAAGCCAACTGGGACATCCTCGCGAGCGACGCGCGCACCGACGCGTACCTCACGCGTCACGGCGGCGGCCCTGTCACGCCGCCATCCGCTGGTGACGACCGAGCGACCACAGCGAGCACGCGGTGA